Genomic window (Aphis gossypii isolate Hap1 unplaced genomic scaffold, ASM2018417v2 Contig00905, whole genome shotgun sequence):
ATGctgaaattacattattttcaggCACATAAGCTAAGGCTGCTAGTTTTCTTAATTCGAGTGCAAAATTTGAATCGTTTGTATACCTAACTTGTAGCCCATTTGATTGTACATGTCGCCAAATAGATTGtgttaaatggaaaaaaaaccctttaatgttaattgatggaaaaacatattttgaagcGTTCATAGCagctttttcaaaatcaaacgTCATTGATTTTGGATTAAGCtgtggttttaaaaattttaatgctaAAAAACATACGTTTGTAAGtatcttcttttttattagGAAGAAGTATATAAACAGCTGGTAcaacttttgaataatttattccaTGAATAGTATAGAGTTGGTGGAAAATACTAGGTACGCAAGAAAATGTACCATCGCATAACCAATGTTCACATTGTTCCatcaattgtaaattgttgtcggtagtaaaaattaaaaaccggtCTAAGTTATTTTCGTAATCAAtgctatcatattttaaaaaaagctcACCGGTTGAAGTTTTTGTGTAATTATCTGGTATTTTGAGTTCAGTTACTGATTTTGGATCAGGAGGAGCTGATCTTTCTATTTTTCTAACTCGTTGAATTGTTCGTTTTAATCCTGTTGTACTCGGAAATTGTCCAGCTATGTTGGAAGTGGTCTAAAatcataaactaaaaataattatttgaaaatgttatattatgtttataaactatatacctGTAATGTCAGTGTTCCTAATACAGAATGGGTACTAAGTTGAGTAgtttttgcaatatttttaagtcttgCCATTGCTTCTTTAGCTTCAACTTTTGCAATATCGGCCACATGGTTATGTTCAGTAGTATGAACTACACTTTGTCCAGATGAATGTAATCGACCGCGACATTTCTTTGCATTATACTCTACGCActtccaaataattttattttcgttttctcTTTCTTTCTtgtataaaaaagaattaaaattcagtaattttccatttttttggtttattatatactcaaaTGCCATAACgtacagattatattatattatagagtttCTGTTACGGTTGCAGATTACACACTAATATGTATACTGAactttattttcgttttattacctatgttaCTTTAATCTAATCTAATCATACCTACGATCGAATGAAAACCGGAACTGCGAGCCACATCGGCGACTACGGCGATATATTACTACCTGCgacatttttgttttggcGACATTTTTATCGCGGCGTTTTTGCTGCAATCTTTTTACAGCGACAAAATTACCGCGACATTTTGACGCGACACCGAACATACATTGTGTCAtcgttatatacttatattgtatttaatactgCAACCAATAATGTGaagaataataagtatttggatctatattaaaaatcaaagtttattaattattattagttataggtattaaaactttaaaatttaaacgagtGGAATAGTGGACCAACGTTTAGCGAAGTACTCTTATACCACTCCACTCGtctaaactttaaacatttataagttataactgtaGAAATGATACTatgatataatagtaaaaatatattttttaaaaaaatgttgtttttttaattagatttaattaggcactttaaattatttatgtgatattaacatttttaagaataattgatCACCCGGTTGTGTGCAtttaatttcacaaaataaaacatattttctccGGTACAGACTGGCGACTGGTGTCTGGTTTTACAATCAGATTATAAGATGGCGATAATATGAAGACATTTCAATGaggtaatattacaataaaaactggcataatatacctatattatatacattgtgggtcagatatattattatagacatattttatataaaatgttgattatgTGTTTGGCTAAAACTAACTCCTATAATAtggctttttatttttaaggaacAACGTACATTACCTCGCcccctatttttaattttgcaattttttttttgcaccaATAATTAGTAAGTACTCAATTTCTGCAAATTCCTGAACTAATTATTGgtgtaaaaaaattgcaaaatttaaaattggggGCGGGGTAATGTACGATAAGGAACAATAAAACTCAAGATAGTCGcagatttattttcatacataaaaGAGCAATAAGATCGGTAGagacttttttgttttatcgtGGTGCAAAGCAAACGAAAgtttttgttctttttctttttgaaaacaaaataacattttaaaagcatTCGCATACTAATATgccgttttatatttttacctcaACAAATCAAATTTCTATAACTATGGACTATTATACCGTTACCATTTACGAATATACGAGTACTTATAAGTAGATACGTCGAATACTAACGATACGATTGTCACTGCAGAAGTCACATTATGACGGATCGAATGTTGATGGTGTATTATGGAATAAAAGAAAAGAGTAACGTGGTgagaaacaaattattttaaaatagaaatacttaaaataaaattacttaaaaataaaattttacaagactgcaatataggtatataattgtatgtatacaatatacgtgcatggttatttattagttaaaatcaatataatataattatatacgtttattatagGAATCATCAAttggatacatttttttttttaagtaatactcatttaatttaatttaatatttttaatggacttaaattaaaacatttgacAGTTTTGATGTTATAGTTGgtcttatttttaactttttggtttttacttttttatttattttaatttaaaaatattgcagtGGACAATGGACATATACTCGTACactatatacactataatatacactattatggagcttatattattaaacaatttttcatcaTACAAACAACAAACCACGTATCAttcaaatattctttaaaagtgtaaataattactataattaataataagtataaatttgttaaatgttttatcattaaaatcgtattgaaaaaaattaactaatatttgcGTATGCCGTGTACCTACGTCATTacgtcaataaaataaaaatatgagtaatctactaatgtgtataatatactcgtatattattatgtccatttaatataatatgcgtccATGCGTCCATGATACTCtatataggttataggtacataatataacaatattcaaGTAAAAATTCCAGATGGGTGACTACCTTGAACATTTAACGAAGGGTGTCCACTGCCCACACATTACACCGCAAACgacgtaaacataatatacttatagattaatatttatacgactCTTGTGtgcatatacttttattacctaagtgttataatattttaatacacaaataatttatgtcaaCCTGTTTTGTCATGTATAacttaacaataaacaatgtataatgtatattataatataatattaagctttatattatctaatggtTCACTTTTttctcatatataaaaatgtaattttacattCTATACTGGCAACCAAACATTCAATTCATATACCAACTTCCTACTTATACCCAATAACCGTAGGTACATAACAAATTAGGTActagaaacaaaattaatatttgatatgttgtttttatttaatttaatttttaactgaatacattttttcaacttcaaacatttttatatataaataaatgttttaagttaatatatatatatagaattatacataatatgtattttaaatatttcataaatttctttagaaacttgtattaaattatagatttgtTAACCTgtcttaaaaatttttcatcaacaatgaagaaaaatatattcaaaatttaaaatacctatacataatgtaaaattagtttaattattttgaaaattgtatagagtttaataaatgaaaatttaagtacctaacaTCAAAGTACTTTAAGTTTTtacgattaatttttttttgaaatattacaaaaaaaaaacgattatatCTTAAATGTAACTACTTAATAGTTACCTAATATAGTTTGTCAACATTCTAACTTCAAACgccaataaaaaatcattgttattttactcgattttttgttcaattaattctagttatgaaaatgaatactgaactttgaattaaattattaagcttttaaattaaacatatacattgttttcaaatttattagaaaaaaacttaaaatttttttatgattgggTGAGTaagataaataggtaaatagcATTATTGAATCATTGTCgtacagtaataaaattagcCACGCCACTAGCTGGTGTACACGAACACAATATAattcgcataataatataatataagtacctacctacctaccaatTATATtcgtagtaggtacatataggtGCATAACATAATGTTTATCATCATATTTCTATTTGATTTCTATTGTTTTCACTTTTATTAATGAACCAATAATGCGTTAATGCATATAAAGAATAGACAATTGAACATTAACCTACTTTACTGGAACATTTAGCTttagtattaatgtatacttataaaataaacatttaacatgaattgaattattaattaggtacaataTGTGTTTGACGtgaatataaacttttataacacctcacgaaaatataaaatttgtttcatgtTTATATAGTTTGTTATTAATGTTTCCATCACATCGTGGTATTAAACggtttaattacaaatttgtactgtacaatgtaaataggtattatcatTGGTCAGTGTGGTGGTAAACTAAGTTCCGATAACAATGATTCATTAtaacgatttaataatatgtccaCCACGGaagtaaattttcaaaattttaatttcgtttctttttgtttaaatatttgcataataataatataatctctgcaatagattataaattagacAAATATGTATCaatgatatttattgataaaacgaTTCCaacaaacgtataatattgttcgaCAGTGTCTACActattagataggtatataaatatataatacctatataatataggtgcatcgtgcatatattattatcatcacaaTAATCGCAATACGgacaagaaaataaataccattGTATCTTTGTTGGTtgcgatattatattgaatataacatgacaagtaaacaaaatttacttCGTATACCCAGTAGCCTAAGATACAAGAAAGACCATACCTAAAATATGTGCATtgctatttagtatttatatataattacatgttAGCACCAGTAGATTTTAGTATCAGTTTTCATTTCTAATTGAAAAAGCGGTTCaatcaaaactaaattaaatttatattacattcagTGCCGTAAAAACCGGATGTGCAGAGTGTGCACCGCACATGGGCCACAGGCCTCATACTATATTGTAGGGCCTCAAAAAGAGATTATAATACGGCCACACAGGTCCTCTAGATTTTGGTTTGCATATACAGGCCTCGAGTAGTCTAGTTACGGCACTGATtactaaatcaaattttagttACCTATCAGATTCAATAATACGTCTGAAATGGTTAATATGccttactaatattataaatactatagaggaagaaaaaatcaaatttaactagcctgcaatattatatagcgtaaaattaaaaaaaaaagtttactcttttgaaaaaaaataatgaattgtattgatataggtattatgtataatgtttttacttataagGAATCTAGTTTTGTAATCACTTACCtacttaaaagaaaaactaaaaattaagagattggaaatttcaaaatttgaacattaAATAGACATTAAATGTCTAtttataaaggtatatatatattagtctaaataatatgaaattgtcgtgtattgaaaataagaataaaaaaaaaactaataagtaatagatCAATGTATCAATttctaacaataaatattatttaattaataaaaaaataatgatatgcgtttaaagttgtttaaatttgaacttcaatggctcatataaaaatataataagtggtTTTAtgctatacttttaaataacagtaaataaaactaataatatattttcaagttttattacatatagttataaataaaagtataatatataaatcaaaaataaacttgaaaaagttgaacatattaaatatttatagtatagtaaatagtaaaaaaagaacaaaatattttttttaatggaataatgttttgaaaatattattgatggataaaaattgattctattttaatattattcaacatttatattaaaatcgagaatttatatcaaagtataaaatctgttgtaaaatttaaagttcaacaataattattaggatatagttacataaataataatgagaacaataattatataggtacgagtatgggcaataactaatatttcaaattatcatttattagaaCCAATTCAATCGTTTCATAGACGAGCATAACGACGCATAAACCATATGAACCGCATATGGAGAAATAAAGATtgaaatcgtaaaaatatatttgatatttaaaatcaacaaaacaatgtataattgcgaataaaaaacaattaaatcaattaacacAACAGTtagttgtatacaaattataaaatagatatttattattcaaataaaaaaaactaatattgatACCTAagtgaaattattgaaatcaaaataaaaaaaatatatatgttgagGATATAAATAcggtatattataccattttattatgtatattgtatataaaatatataatataatctatgtaATATGCAGACAGTCCACAGATCGTCTCCACTTAGAATCGTTAATTAtcgtaaacaattatttatctatgaaTTGATGatcatatagataatattattcttttgaaAACTTTGACAAATCGTATCCGAATTTTCTCAAATTTtcgaattatttaactttataatataataggaatATAATAGTCCTAAtggatttatgtaaattttaaaatatatttaatatttagagtctgtttattttattcaacagttttttcaaattataaaatgtaaatgtgtatgataatatataattatttctaattttcaaataataattataagtataatacggGGATCATTACTACTACCTTTTAagcctatattaataaattatcatggaCTATTGTATCTttagtagatattataaagttaaattacttAGAAAATATTCGTCCAAATGtcgatcaaaaatatatatgggtACATTTTCAAAAGTCACATCtccttaataattttctataatattaattgttaaaatgtactagtatattttaatatattttttttttcaagaatgACGTatctcattaaaaaataactttgtatCAAAATGCTCCTTCCATCctaaaattgcataaaaaatcttaagtatattaaaattggtttatagatatacttgaaaattccaaaaatttgaatattttaatacatttatcattggGAAAATGGGCAATAAGCATGTTTAGTGAATCatcttctatattatatagagagTGTGTATACACGACTCGAAATTCTGGATTCTCTGTGTTCAGCATCTTATTGCCAACGGCTTGTGGTGGTGATTTGAGGGAGGGTTAATTTGACTTGCAAAGTCACTATAGAGACAATGGGATAAAGTTTTACCGCCGCTGGCGACTTTTAACTGTCCGGACGAGAATATATTCTGCACCGTCTTGTAGCACGTTCAATCCTATTCGGATCCTTAGGCTGGAATTAtagctttaaattataatacatgttgaTCGATTTGGCTGTGTGTATAGTGattggtatttatatatatacaaataacactttttatttgtttgcgCAATCGAATATACACATTTCCAGACagagctatatattattattattatacgttcgaCTAATACAGTTTCAAAGGGCACGGGAGTCGAGagatcttataaaaaattaaaaataaacgaaaagaATTTCccagaaaaatgttttataacaattatttaccatttttaaGCAGATTGTAAACATTGTTCGTTTCTCTTTATAGTTCTTCAGCCACTGTacacattttcattttgatgGTAAACAAAATTCTTTGAATCTTCGTAGAGAGTAAATTCGCAACATTGACAGTGGAGGCAGTAAGTTGTCGTTATTCGATTTAATGTCTGAAAAGTAATCATCACATAACATtctcaaaacaaatataattttattgcaagGTCAACGTcaaacattacattattaatctGTACGAatttgctattttattttcaattaaataagcCCTTCTttcaaacaaacaattttatggagatttaattttaaagagaaaatatttaagtatttttttcttagatgaaagttttaattaaataacacagCCAAATGGCTTCTTAACACAAATATACTGAATTGACTTTAAACGATTCATTTAATAGCGTCCAGAACGAAATAAGTTGACGATTTCATCCACTATCCAGACTATATATAGtctacaatatacatagatctataatataaaataaggtaaaaaaaataacgatacagtttgttataaaaaactataaatattttttcttttactaattataattttaaatattttcttacctGGGAAGTTTTCTGTTTTATAGGAATTGCTGctgatattattaacaataatatattataattgtaatatttatactattataatataaacttgatagtattatttacaaattatgtttcattaaatataactattttaaaatgataatgattaaataccaaaattaaaaacatttattatgtaaaataataacacgcaTAGATAAAATGTCCaactattcaaatataattaaagctTTGaggctatattttatagtttcgtTACAATATCaactatttgtaaataatacttgTTTTAGAAACAATTTCCGcctgacatatttttaaatgataatcaagcttgcatttaaatttcaataattaacttttagatTTGAACttcaacatatattttaatttcatacatttgtcaatatatatcttaaatccattcatttaataacacaatttaaatcaataccgtacattttttattctaatacaaatataatataatactatgaaattgtgttaagtaaatattgatataaattgtacgtcttaaaaataaattataatgttttatactcTTATATTGTCTTATATCTATtgatctatgtatataatatgtaataatgcaATCATCtcaatatgtgtattataaataatcaaaaagtatagatataatttaagatgAAAAACTCACCAacttatattaacttatattgaacttatattaagttattatttgtataattgtatttatttaaaaatatataaaactagaaCTATAGAAATTAATCCTAATggatagttttataaaaataaattacatttttcgtatcaaaaaatacaaaatatcaatatgaatttacaatttagcttcaaataattttttttaagtatgatgTTGAATACTAtagatcaatattataataacacaccAACCTGAAACGTCGATTAAAATAACAGtgactatttattattctaaatgcagataattttacgtataataggttgttttttattttagttaaataaaactccatcaatgcaatattataaaaaacaattatgcaTGTTTTAATCGGAATGCatgaaaaaaatcgtttactATTTTGTAAATCGTTTGGAATATTTAGTCACCCAACATGTGTAATAATTAGGGCTCGAAGGTTGaagaattacaaaatactaaataatgacctaaaaaattgtaaatttgatctatgaatgtttaaaaatccccttataaaaatgtaaaaacgattaaataaaataaaatactattcctaattaataatgttacatgttttaaattgtataaataaaataataaaataaaataaaatgaatagtataattaatgattatatttgtagataagtaaaaatatacctatatatttatatgctgtaataaattacgtataaaatatatatcgtcaaattaaaatttaattaaaatcatttgatttaaaattatttaaattcattgtaatagtaagattttgaataaaatatatatatatataaaaaagtaggaatattttatttaatttattgaaaattagttGAAAGTGAAAAAAGTTCAATgtcgaaaaatgtaaaaattagtaggtataagtataatattattaggtataagtcATCGAAACACATGTTTACAGGAAagcatattttaagatattccaaaaaaaattaatgaaaaaatcatCAACCTACGAACACTGAAATTTGGCGTTTACAAActatgttattatcattattatctgttcacaaattaatgaaaattacacgcatcaataatttttttggcaaaaataaaa
Coding sequences:
- the LOC126555543 gene encoding FLYWCH-type zinc finger-containing protein 1-like, yielding MAFEYIINQKNGKLLNFNSFLYKKERENENKIIWKCVEYNAKKCRGRLHSSGQSVVHTTEHNHVADIAKVEAKEAMARLKNIAKTTQLSTHSVLGTLTLQTTSNIAGQFPSTTGLKRTIQRVRKIETCRRARRAPLFSINVWNCYALLKYDIPRTNNSVEGWHNCFSSMLSSRHQSIWIFINSLKKEESLNRLKVEQYIAGIKPPKKKKYKDSAIRLKAICDDYENRSIDDYLRGISYNFQYQLT